A single Argentina anserina chromosome 7, drPotAnse1.1, whole genome shotgun sequence DNA region contains:
- the LOC126801717 gene encoding E3 ubiquitin-protein ligase KEG isoform X2, giving the protein MKVPCCSVCQSRYDEEERVPLLLQCGHGFCKDCLSKMFSACPDTTLVCPRCRHLSLVGNSVAALRKNFAVLALIHSTTSNGVVSTSAADFDCDYTDDEDGNEEDENDEASRRRRSQASSSGGCGPVIEVAVHPELRFLRRIGEERGAGVEMWTAVIGGSGGRCRHRVAVKKVAVVAEETSMEWVMGQLENLRRASMWCRNVCTFHGAVKNEGTLCLVMDKCYGSVQSEMERNEGRLTLEQILRYGADIARGVAELHAAGVVCMNLKPSNLLLDANGHAVVSDYGVAAILKKPSCRKTRSEIDTSRVHSCMECTMLSPHYAAPEAWEPVKKSLNPFWDEAIGISAESDAWSFGCTLVEMCTGSIPWVGLSTEEIYKAVVKARKLPPQYASVVGVGIPRELWKMIGECLYYKASRRPSFNLMLATFLRHLQEIPRSPPASPDNGDRAKSSGSNVKEPSAVSYSKVFQGNPALLHRLVSEGDVYGVRDLLGKAAAGSDNSVISSLLQAQNADGQTALHLACRRGSAELVDAILEHREANVDVLDKDGDPPLVFALVAGSPECVHVLIKRGANVRSRLREGFGPSVAHVCAYHGQPDCMRELLMAGADPNAVDEEGESVLHRAITKKYTDCALVVLENGGCRSMTVLNSEKMTPLHLCVQTWNVAVVRRWVEVATPEEISYAIDIPSSVGTALCMAAVLKKDHEIGRELVRILLASGADPTAQDAQHGRTALHTASMANDVELVKIILDAGVDVNIRNAQNTIPLHVALARGAKSCVRLLLSAGANYNLQDDEGDNAFHIAADAAKMIRENLEWLIVMLKNPDASVEARNHSGKTLRDFLEALPREWVSEDLMDALVNRGVYLSPTIFDVGDWIQFKRSITNPTYGWQGAKHRSVGFVQSIPDKDNLIVSFCSGEAHEARVLANEVVKVIPLDRGQHVQLKPDVKEPRFGWRGQSRDSIGTVLCVDDDGILRVGFPGASRGWKADPAEMERVEEFKVGDWVRIRPTLTTAKHGLGSVTPGSIGIVYCIRPDSSLLLELSYLPNPWHCEPEEVEPVIPFRIGDRVCVKRSVAEPRYAWGGETHHSVGRISEIENDGLLVIEIPNRPISWQADPSDMEKLEDFKVGDWVRVKASVPSPKYGWEDITRNSIGIIHSLEEDGDMGVAYCFRSKPFSCSVTDVEKLPPFEVGQEIHILSSVTQPRLGWSNESPATVGKINRIDMDGALNVRVPGRQTLWKVSPGDAERLSGFEVGDWVRSKPSLGARPSYDWNSVGKESLAVVHSVQDTGYLELACCFRKGRWITHYTDVEKVASFKVGQYVRFRAGLVEPRWGWRGAQPDSQGIITSIHADGEVRVAFSGLPGLWRGDPADFEIEQIFEVGEWVRLEDNANMWKSVGLGSVGVVQGLGYEGDKWDGTTFVGFCGEQERWIGPTSDLARANRLLVGQKVRVKLSVKQPRFGWSGHSHASVGTIAGIDADGKLRIYTPTGSKSWMLDPTEVQLVEEEDLHIGDWVRVKSSVSTPTHQWGEVNRSSFGVVHRMENEDLWVAFCFMERLWLCKASEMERVRPFRMGDKVRIREGLVSPRWGWGMETYASKGEVVGVDANGKLRIKFRWREGRPWIGDPADVALDENT; this is encoded by the exons atgaaagtgCCGTGCTGCTCCGTCTGCCAGAGCCGCTACGATGAGGAGGAGCGAGTCCCTCTGCTGCTCCAGTGCGGCCACGGCTTCTGTAAAGACTGCCTCTCCAAAATGTTCTCCGCCTGTCCGGATACTACTCTTGTCTGCCCCAGGTGCCGCCACCTCTCCCTCGTCGGCAACTCCGTCGCCGCGCTCCGCAAGAATTTCGCCGTGCTCGCTCTGATCCACTCCACCACCTCTAACGGCGTCGTCTCGACTTCCGCTGCGGATTTCGATTGCGATTACACGGATGATGAGGACGGGAACGAGGAGGATGAGAATGACGAGGCGTCGCGGCGCCGCCGATCCCAGGCCTCCAGCTCCGGCGGCTGCGGGCCGGTGATTGAGGTGGCGGTGCATCCGGAGCTGAGGTTTTTGAGGAGGATAGGGGAGGAGAGGGGGGCTGGGGTGGAAATGTGGACGGCTGTGATCGGAGGGAGCGGGGGGAGGTGCCGGCACCGTGTGGCGGTGAAGAAGGTGGCCGTGGTGGCGGAGGAGACGAGTATGGAGTGGGTGATGGGGCAGCTAGAGAATTTGCGGCGGGCGTCGATGTGGTGTAGGAATGTTTGTACATTTCATGGGGCCGTGAAGAATGAAGGCACCTTGTGCCTTGTGATGGACAAGTGCTATGGCTCTGTTCAATCCGAGATGGAGCGCAATGAGGGCAGACTCACTTTGGAGCAAATCTTAAG ATATGGTGCTGACATTGCACGAGGAGTAGCTGAACTCCATGCTGCAGGTGTTGTTTGTATGAATTTAAAGCCATCCAATTTACTTTTGGATGCAAATGGTCATGCGGTGGTTTCTGATTATGGAGTTGCTGCAATTCTTAAAAAACCTTCCTGCCGGAAAACTCGATCAGAAATTGATACCTCAAGGGTCCATTCGTGTATGGAGTGTACAATGCTAAGTCCTCACTATGCAGCTCCAGAGGCATGGGAACCGGTGAAGAAGTCACTGAATCCATTCTGGGATGAAGCTATTGGTATCTCTGCAGAGTCAGATGCCTGGAGTTTTGGTTGTACATTGGTAGAAATGTGCACTGGTTCCATCCC ATGGGTTGGTTTGAGCACTGAGGAAATTTACAAGGCAGTGGTCAAGGCTCGAAAACTGCCTCCACAATATGCAAGTGTAGTGGGTGTTGGAATACCTAGGGAATTATGGAAAATGATTGGTGAGTGCCTGTATTATAAGGCATCAAGAAGACCATCCTTTAATTTAATGCTAGCAACTTTCCTCCGCCATTTGCAGGAGATACCGCGGAGCCCTCCTGCTAGTCCTGATAA TGGGGACAGAGCTAAAAGTTCGGGATCCAATGTGAAGGAACCATCGGCTGTATCCTATTCAAAAGTATTTCAGGGTAATCCCGCCCTTCTGCATAGACTTGTGTCCGAAGGGGATGTATATGGTGTTAG AGATTTGCTTGGAAAGGCTGCAGCAGGAAGTGACAACAGTGTAATATCCTCTCTATTACAAGCTCAAAATGCTGATGGCCAAACTGCTCTTCATTTGGCCTGCAGACGCGGTAGTGCAGAACTTGTCGATGCTATTTTGGAGCATAGAGAGGCAAATGTAGATGTGTTGGACAAAGATGGGGATCCTCCACTTGTTTTCGCTTTAGTAGCTGGATCCCCAGAGTGTGTTCATGTTCTCATTAAAAGAGGTGCTAATGTTAGATCTCGGTTGCGGGAGGGCTTTGGTCCCTCAGTTGCTCATGTTTGTGCATATCATGGCCAGCCTGATTGTATGCGT GAGTTACTAATGGCTGGAGCTGATCCTAATGCGGTGGATGAGGAAGGGGAATCTGTACTCCATAGAGCTATTACCAAGAAGTATACAGATTGTGCACTTGTGGTTTTGGAAAATGGGGGCTGTAGGTCAATGACTGTCCTAAATTCAGAAAAAATGAC GCCGTTGCACTTGTGTGTGCAAACATGGAATGTTGCTGTTGTAAGAAGATGGGTGGAAGTTGCAACACCAGAAGAGATTTCCTATGCAATTGATATCCCAAGTTCAGTTGGCACTGCGCTGTGTATGGCAGCTGTTCTGAAGAAAGATCATGAAATTG GAAGAGAATTGGTGCGTATTTTGCTTGCTTCTGGGGCAGATCCAACTGCACAGGATGCCCAGCACGGACGTACAGCTTTGCATACAGCTTCAATGGCCAATGACGTTGAGTTGGTGAAG ATTATACTTGATGCTGGAGTTGATGTGAACATTCGAAATGCACAAAATACAATTCCTCTTCATGTAGCACTGGCCAGAGGGGCAAAGTCATGTGTTAGGCTGCTTCTATCTGCTGGagcaaattataatttacag GATGATGAAGGTGACAATGCTTTTCATATAGCAGCAGATGCAGCAAAAATGATACGTGAAAATCTTGAATGGCTTATTGTCATGCTTAAAAATCCTGATGCTTCTGTTGAAGCCAGAAATCACAG TGGCAAGACGTTGCGTGACTTTTTGGAAGCCCTTCCCCGGGAATGGGTTTCTGAAGACCTGATGGATGCTCTTGTTAATAGGGGAGTGTATCTGTCTCCTACAAT ATTTGATGTGGGGGATTGGATCCAATTTAAAAGAAGTATCACAAATCCGACATATGGATGGCAAGGTGCAAAGCATAGAAGTGTTGGCTTTGTGCAAAGTATCCCAGATAAGGACAATTTGATAGTATCATTTTGTTCTGGGGAGGCTCATGAGGCCCGTGTCTTAGCAAATGAAGTTGTAAAAGTTATTCCCTTGGATAGGGGACAGCATGTCCAACTTAAACCTGATGTTAAAGAGCCAAG GTTTGGGTGGCGTGGACAATCACGTGATAGTATAGGTACTGTATTAtgtgttgatgatgatggtatCCTACGTGTTGGGTTTCCTGGAGCCTCCAGAGGATGGAAAGCTGATCCTGCCGAAATGGAGAGGGTTGAAGAATTCAAGGTTGGGGACTGGGTTCGTATACGCCCGACTCTTACAACAGCGAAGCATGGATTAGGATCTGTGACACCTGGGAGCATTGGAATTGTGTATTGTATAAGACCAGATAGTAGTCTGTTGCTAGAGTTGAGTTATCTTCCAAATCCATGGCATTGTGAACCAGAGGAGGTTGAGCCTGTAATCCCGTTCAGA ATTGGTGACAGGGTGTGTGTGAAGCGATCTGTTGCAGAACCTAGGTATGCATGGGGTGGTGAGACCCACCATAGTGTTGGAAGAATTAGTGAGATAGAGAATGATGGCCTCCTGGTTATTGAAATTCCAAACAGACCAATATCATGGCAGGCTGATCCTTCTGACATGGAGAAGTTGGAAGATTTCAAG GTAGGAGATTGGGTTAGAGTCAAAGCTTCTGTACCCTCCCCAAAATACGGATGGGAGGATATTACAAGGAATAGTATTGGGATAATCCATAGCTTGGAGGAAGATGGTGATATGGGTGTTGCATATTGCTTCAGGAGCAagcctttttcatgttctGTCACAGATGTAGAAAAGCTACCCCCTTTTGAGGTGGGACAAGAAATTCATATTCTGTCATCTGTCACTCAGCCACGACTTGGATGGTCAAATGAAAGTCCTGCAACTGTTGGAAAAATAAACAGAATTGACATGGATGGAGCTTTAAAT GTAAGGGTGCCTGGCAGACAGACCTTGTGGAAAGTTTCTCCAGGAGATGCTGAACGACTGTCTGGATTTGAAGTTGGTGACTGGGTACGATCAAAACCAAGCCTCGGGGCACGGCCAAGTTATGACTGGAACAGTGTTGGAAAAGAAAGTTTAGCTGTTGTGCACAGTGTACAAGACACGGGTTATCTTGAGTTGGCTTGCTGTTTTCGTAAAGGCAGGTGGATAACTCATTACACAGATGTTGAAAAGGTTGCATCCTTCAAAGTTGGCCAATATGTTCGGTTTCGTGCTGGTTTAGTTGAACCAAGATGGGGATGGAGAGGGGCTCAACCTGACTCTCAAGGAATCATAACTAGTATTCATGCTGATGGAGAAGTGAGAGTGGCTTTTTCTGGTTTGCCGGGGTTGTGGAGAGGCGATCCTGCTGATTTTGAGATTGAGCAGATTTTCGAAGTTGGAGAGTGGGTGAGGTTAGAAGATAATGCAAATATGTGGAAATCCGTTGGGCTAGGGAGTGTTGGGGTGGTGCAAGGATTAGGATATGAGGGAGATAAATGGGATGGAACGACTTTTGTTGGATTCTGCGGGGAGCAAGAGAGGTGGATTGGGCCTACTTCTGATCTTGCAAGGGCAAACAGGCTCTTGGTTGGCCAGAAGGTTAGGGTTAAATTATCTGTCAAGCAACCTCGATTTGGGTGGTCAGGCCACAGTCATGCCAGTGTTGGAACTATAGCTGGGATTGATGCTGATGGAAAGCTGAGAATCTACACTCCAACAGGTTCAAAATCTTGGATGTTGGATCCAACAGAAGTGCAACTTGTGGAAGAAGAGGATCTTCATATTGGAGACTGGGTTAGGGTTAAATCATCAGTATCAACCCCAACCCACCAATGGGGAGAGGTGAATCGTTCCAGCTTTGGGGTTGTGCATCGAATGGAAAACGAGGACCTTTGGGTGGCATTTTGCTTCATGGAGAGGTTGTGGCTTTGCAAGGCATCAGAAATGGAACGGGTTAGGCCCTTCAGAATGGGCGACAAAGTGAGGATTAGAGAAGGGTTGGTGTCCCCACGGTGGGGTTGGGGAATGGAGACGTATGCCAGCAAAGGAGAGGTAGTTGGGGTGGATGCAAATGGAAAGTTGAGAATTAAGTTCAGGTGGAGAGAAGGGAGACCGTGGATTGGAGATCCTGCTGATGTTGCTCTTGATGAAAACACATGA
- the LOC126801717 gene encoding E3 ubiquitin-protein ligase KEG isoform X1: MKVPCCSVCQSRYDEEERVPLLLQCGHGFCKDCLSKMFSACPDTTLVCPRCRHLSLVGNSVAALRKNFAVLALIHSTTSNGVVSTSAADFDCDYTDDEDGNEEDENDEASRRRRSQASSSGGCGPVIEVAVHPELRFLRRIGEERGAGVEMWTAVIGGSGGRCRHRVAVKKVAVVAEETSMEWVMGQLENLRRASMWCRNVCTFHGAVKNEGTLCLVMDKCYGSVQSEMERNEGRLTLEQILRYGADIARGVAELHAAGVVCMNLKPSNLLLDANGHAVVSDYGVAAILKKPSCRKTRSEIDTSRVHSCMECTMLSPHYAAPEAWEPVKKSLNPFWDEAIGISAESDAWSFGCTLVEMCTGSIPWVGLSTEEIYKAVVKARKLPPQYASVVGVGIPRELWKMIGECLYYKASRRPSFNLMLATFLRHLQEIPRSPPASPDNGDRAKSSGSNVKEPSAVSYSKVFQGNPALLHRLVSEGDVYGVRDLLGKAAAGSDNSVISSLLQAQNADGQTALHLACRRGSAELVDAILEHREANVDVLDKDGDPPLVFALVAGSPECVHVLIKRGANVRSRLREGFGPSVAHVCAYHGQPDCMRELLMAGADPNAVDEEGESVLHRAITKKYTDCALVVLENGGCRSMTVLNSEKMTPLHLCVQTWNVAVVRRWVEVATPEEISYAIDIPSSVGTALCMAAVLKKDHEIEGRELVRILLASGADPTAQDAQHGRTALHTASMANDVELVKIILDAGVDVNIRNAQNTIPLHVALARGAKSCVRLLLSAGANYNLQDDEGDNAFHIAADAAKMIRENLEWLIVMLKNPDASVEARNHSGKTLRDFLEALPREWVSEDLMDALVNRGVYLSPTIFDVGDWIQFKRSITNPTYGWQGAKHRSVGFVQSIPDKDNLIVSFCSGEAHEARVLANEVVKVIPLDRGQHVQLKPDVKEPRFGWRGQSRDSIGTVLCVDDDGILRVGFPGASRGWKADPAEMERVEEFKVGDWVRIRPTLTTAKHGLGSVTPGSIGIVYCIRPDSSLLLELSYLPNPWHCEPEEVEPVIPFRIGDRVCVKRSVAEPRYAWGGETHHSVGRISEIENDGLLVIEIPNRPISWQADPSDMEKLEDFKVGDWVRVKASVPSPKYGWEDITRNSIGIIHSLEEDGDMGVAYCFRSKPFSCSVTDVEKLPPFEVGQEIHILSSVTQPRLGWSNESPATVGKINRIDMDGALNVRVPGRQTLWKVSPGDAERLSGFEVGDWVRSKPSLGARPSYDWNSVGKESLAVVHSVQDTGYLELACCFRKGRWITHYTDVEKVASFKVGQYVRFRAGLVEPRWGWRGAQPDSQGIITSIHADGEVRVAFSGLPGLWRGDPADFEIEQIFEVGEWVRLEDNANMWKSVGLGSVGVVQGLGYEGDKWDGTTFVGFCGEQERWIGPTSDLARANRLLVGQKVRVKLSVKQPRFGWSGHSHASVGTIAGIDADGKLRIYTPTGSKSWMLDPTEVQLVEEEDLHIGDWVRVKSSVSTPTHQWGEVNRSSFGVVHRMENEDLWVAFCFMERLWLCKASEMERVRPFRMGDKVRIREGLVSPRWGWGMETYASKGEVVGVDANGKLRIKFRWREGRPWIGDPADVALDENT, from the exons atgaaagtgCCGTGCTGCTCCGTCTGCCAGAGCCGCTACGATGAGGAGGAGCGAGTCCCTCTGCTGCTCCAGTGCGGCCACGGCTTCTGTAAAGACTGCCTCTCCAAAATGTTCTCCGCCTGTCCGGATACTACTCTTGTCTGCCCCAGGTGCCGCCACCTCTCCCTCGTCGGCAACTCCGTCGCCGCGCTCCGCAAGAATTTCGCCGTGCTCGCTCTGATCCACTCCACCACCTCTAACGGCGTCGTCTCGACTTCCGCTGCGGATTTCGATTGCGATTACACGGATGATGAGGACGGGAACGAGGAGGATGAGAATGACGAGGCGTCGCGGCGCCGCCGATCCCAGGCCTCCAGCTCCGGCGGCTGCGGGCCGGTGATTGAGGTGGCGGTGCATCCGGAGCTGAGGTTTTTGAGGAGGATAGGGGAGGAGAGGGGGGCTGGGGTGGAAATGTGGACGGCTGTGATCGGAGGGAGCGGGGGGAGGTGCCGGCACCGTGTGGCGGTGAAGAAGGTGGCCGTGGTGGCGGAGGAGACGAGTATGGAGTGGGTGATGGGGCAGCTAGAGAATTTGCGGCGGGCGTCGATGTGGTGTAGGAATGTTTGTACATTTCATGGGGCCGTGAAGAATGAAGGCACCTTGTGCCTTGTGATGGACAAGTGCTATGGCTCTGTTCAATCCGAGATGGAGCGCAATGAGGGCAGACTCACTTTGGAGCAAATCTTAAG ATATGGTGCTGACATTGCACGAGGAGTAGCTGAACTCCATGCTGCAGGTGTTGTTTGTATGAATTTAAAGCCATCCAATTTACTTTTGGATGCAAATGGTCATGCGGTGGTTTCTGATTATGGAGTTGCTGCAATTCTTAAAAAACCTTCCTGCCGGAAAACTCGATCAGAAATTGATACCTCAAGGGTCCATTCGTGTATGGAGTGTACAATGCTAAGTCCTCACTATGCAGCTCCAGAGGCATGGGAACCGGTGAAGAAGTCACTGAATCCATTCTGGGATGAAGCTATTGGTATCTCTGCAGAGTCAGATGCCTGGAGTTTTGGTTGTACATTGGTAGAAATGTGCACTGGTTCCATCCC ATGGGTTGGTTTGAGCACTGAGGAAATTTACAAGGCAGTGGTCAAGGCTCGAAAACTGCCTCCACAATATGCAAGTGTAGTGGGTGTTGGAATACCTAGGGAATTATGGAAAATGATTGGTGAGTGCCTGTATTATAAGGCATCAAGAAGACCATCCTTTAATTTAATGCTAGCAACTTTCCTCCGCCATTTGCAGGAGATACCGCGGAGCCCTCCTGCTAGTCCTGATAA TGGGGACAGAGCTAAAAGTTCGGGATCCAATGTGAAGGAACCATCGGCTGTATCCTATTCAAAAGTATTTCAGGGTAATCCCGCCCTTCTGCATAGACTTGTGTCCGAAGGGGATGTATATGGTGTTAG AGATTTGCTTGGAAAGGCTGCAGCAGGAAGTGACAACAGTGTAATATCCTCTCTATTACAAGCTCAAAATGCTGATGGCCAAACTGCTCTTCATTTGGCCTGCAGACGCGGTAGTGCAGAACTTGTCGATGCTATTTTGGAGCATAGAGAGGCAAATGTAGATGTGTTGGACAAAGATGGGGATCCTCCACTTGTTTTCGCTTTAGTAGCTGGATCCCCAGAGTGTGTTCATGTTCTCATTAAAAGAGGTGCTAATGTTAGATCTCGGTTGCGGGAGGGCTTTGGTCCCTCAGTTGCTCATGTTTGTGCATATCATGGCCAGCCTGATTGTATGCGT GAGTTACTAATGGCTGGAGCTGATCCTAATGCGGTGGATGAGGAAGGGGAATCTGTACTCCATAGAGCTATTACCAAGAAGTATACAGATTGTGCACTTGTGGTTTTGGAAAATGGGGGCTGTAGGTCAATGACTGTCCTAAATTCAGAAAAAATGAC GCCGTTGCACTTGTGTGTGCAAACATGGAATGTTGCTGTTGTAAGAAGATGGGTGGAAGTTGCAACACCAGAAGAGATTTCCTATGCAATTGATATCCCAAGTTCAGTTGGCACTGCGCTGTGTATGGCAGCTGTTCTGAAGAAAGATCATGAAATTG AAGGAAGAGAATTGGTGCGTATTTTGCTTGCTTCTGGGGCAGATCCAACTGCACAGGATGCCCAGCACGGACGTACAGCTTTGCATACAGCTTCAATGGCCAATGACGTTGAGTTGGTGAAG ATTATACTTGATGCTGGAGTTGATGTGAACATTCGAAATGCACAAAATACAATTCCTCTTCATGTAGCACTGGCCAGAGGGGCAAAGTCATGTGTTAGGCTGCTTCTATCTGCTGGagcaaattataatttacag GATGATGAAGGTGACAATGCTTTTCATATAGCAGCAGATGCAGCAAAAATGATACGTGAAAATCTTGAATGGCTTATTGTCATGCTTAAAAATCCTGATGCTTCTGTTGAAGCCAGAAATCACAG TGGCAAGACGTTGCGTGACTTTTTGGAAGCCCTTCCCCGGGAATGGGTTTCTGAAGACCTGATGGATGCTCTTGTTAATAGGGGAGTGTATCTGTCTCCTACAAT ATTTGATGTGGGGGATTGGATCCAATTTAAAAGAAGTATCACAAATCCGACATATGGATGGCAAGGTGCAAAGCATAGAAGTGTTGGCTTTGTGCAAAGTATCCCAGATAAGGACAATTTGATAGTATCATTTTGTTCTGGGGAGGCTCATGAGGCCCGTGTCTTAGCAAATGAAGTTGTAAAAGTTATTCCCTTGGATAGGGGACAGCATGTCCAACTTAAACCTGATGTTAAAGAGCCAAG GTTTGGGTGGCGTGGACAATCACGTGATAGTATAGGTACTGTATTAtgtgttgatgatgatggtatCCTACGTGTTGGGTTTCCTGGAGCCTCCAGAGGATGGAAAGCTGATCCTGCCGAAATGGAGAGGGTTGAAGAATTCAAGGTTGGGGACTGGGTTCGTATACGCCCGACTCTTACAACAGCGAAGCATGGATTAGGATCTGTGACACCTGGGAGCATTGGAATTGTGTATTGTATAAGACCAGATAGTAGTCTGTTGCTAGAGTTGAGTTATCTTCCAAATCCATGGCATTGTGAACCAGAGGAGGTTGAGCCTGTAATCCCGTTCAGA ATTGGTGACAGGGTGTGTGTGAAGCGATCTGTTGCAGAACCTAGGTATGCATGGGGTGGTGAGACCCACCATAGTGTTGGAAGAATTAGTGAGATAGAGAATGATGGCCTCCTGGTTATTGAAATTCCAAACAGACCAATATCATGGCAGGCTGATCCTTCTGACATGGAGAAGTTGGAAGATTTCAAG GTAGGAGATTGGGTTAGAGTCAAAGCTTCTGTACCCTCCCCAAAATACGGATGGGAGGATATTACAAGGAATAGTATTGGGATAATCCATAGCTTGGAGGAAGATGGTGATATGGGTGTTGCATATTGCTTCAGGAGCAagcctttttcatgttctGTCACAGATGTAGAAAAGCTACCCCCTTTTGAGGTGGGACAAGAAATTCATATTCTGTCATCTGTCACTCAGCCACGACTTGGATGGTCAAATGAAAGTCCTGCAACTGTTGGAAAAATAAACAGAATTGACATGGATGGAGCTTTAAAT GTAAGGGTGCCTGGCAGACAGACCTTGTGGAAAGTTTCTCCAGGAGATGCTGAACGACTGTCTGGATTTGAAGTTGGTGACTGGGTACGATCAAAACCAAGCCTCGGGGCACGGCCAAGTTATGACTGGAACAGTGTTGGAAAAGAAAGTTTAGCTGTTGTGCACAGTGTACAAGACACGGGTTATCTTGAGTTGGCTTGCTGTTTTCGTAAAGGCAGGTGGATAACTCATTACACAGATGTTGAAAAGGTTGCATCCTTCAAAGTTGGCCAATATGTTCGGTTTCGTGCTGGTTTAGTTGAACCAAGATGGGGATGGAGAGGGGCTCAACCTGACTCTCAAGGAATCATAACTAGTATTCATGCTGATGGAGAAGTGAGAGTGGCTTTTTCTGGTTTGCCGGGGTTGTGGAGAGGCGATCCTGCTGATTTTGAGATTGAGCAGATTTTCGAAGTTGGAGAGTGGGTGAGGTTAGAAGATAATGCAAATATGTGGAAATCCGTTGGGCTAGGGAGTGTTGGGGTGGTGCAAGGATTAGGATATGAGGGAGATAAATGGGATGGAACGACTTTTGTTGGATTCTGCGGGGAGCAAGAGAGGTGGATTGGGCCTACTTCTGATCTTGCAAGGGCAAACAGGCTCTTGGTTGGCCAGAAGGTTAGGGTTAAATTATCTGTCAAGCAACCTCGATTTGGGTGGTCAGGCCACAGTCATGCCAGTGTTGGAACTATAGCTGGGATTGATGCTGATGGAAAGCTGAGAATCTACACTCCAACAGGTTCAAAATCTTGGATGTTGGATCCAACAGAAGTGCAACTTGTGGAAGAAGAGGATCTTCATATTGGAGACTGGGTTAGGGTTAAATCATCAGTATCAACCCCAACCCACCAATGGGGAGAGGTGAATCGTTCCAGCTTTGGGGTTGTGCATCGAATGGAAAACGAGGACCTTTGGGTGGCATTTTGCTTCATGGAGAGGTTGTGGCTTTGCAAGGCATCAGAAATGGAACGGGTTAGGCCCTTCAGAATGGGCGACAAAGTGAGGATTAGAGAAGGGTTGGTGTCCCCACGGTGGGGTTGGGGAATGGAGACGTATGCCAGCAAAGGAGAGGTAGTTGGGGTGGATGCAAATGGAAAGTTGAGAATTAAGTTCAGGTGGAGAGAAGGGAGACCGTGGATTGGAGATCCTGCTGATGTTGCTCTTGATGAAAACACATGA